GATATTCATGTAGCGTAGCTAAGATAAGGGCTGACTATGAAGAAGGACAATACTGAGTGACTAGGcaataaaaaggcaaattaatgTCAATGTAGATAAACAAATACGAAGTTGTTtcttggagggggaaaaaagcgaACTACACAAAATGATGCGCTTCAGGGTGACTATTAGCACCTCAGGACAGAGACCTTGGCATTATAATAGGTAGTTCTGTGAAAACATGAGCCCACTGTTCACTAACAGTGAAAAAGTGAGTATTAGAAATTACTAGTAAAGGAACAAAGAATGAAAGAGAGAATACTATTATACCACTGTATAAATGGCTGGTTTACCTGTCTTGAATATTGCATGTGGTTCTGGTCCCACTGCCTCTGAAAGGATACAGTAGACTGGAaatggctgcaggcagggcggCAGGGATGAACACAGGCATGGTACAACCTAACAAAAAAGGAATGACTAAGAAGCCAAAGATTCATTAGGTCTCAAGAACAGATATTGAGGGGATACAGAAAAGGTGTAATCAGGACCAGCACTGGGAAGGTGTCTGGGAGTCCTCTGTTCACAGCCTCTTCCAACAGGTGAGCTGGGGGGATCAAATGAAATGGGGAGGTACAAggtttaaaacattaaaaaccctACTGAATCTTCATACAGTGCCTATTAAGCTGTGGAACTCCTTGGTCTGGGGCACTGAAAACTCTAAAAGTTTacacaggtttaaaaaaatgaccAAAGTCATAACAAAGAAATTCCAGCAAGAGCAAGACTTATTTCAAGAAATCCCTGAACCCAAGTGCTGGAGTACAGAGAGTACAGAGGGCGAAACAAGCTTTCACTGCTCTGTAACGTGGGCTTGCGTTACAGACCACTGTCAGAGATCACTGGACTGGATGGGACTGTGGTTTGACAAAGTACAGAggttttatgttgtttttttcaacTGTCCTTTTATTGTGGGCATGAGCTTAGGCATCTCCTGAAAAACATATATATTGGTTTCATCCTACCTGTCCAGGAGACAATCCTAtgcctttcttttgctttctctacttttctctttcctgtaaCTTGCAACATcctagtaaagaaaaaaagtaattacaaatgtctaataatgaaaacaattacAGCGACAGAACTGAAGCgtttaatttatttaacttACAAAGGAATAAATctcaaaaaatgtctttatttggGAGGTTTCTTGCAAGCTTTATATGCAGGGGAGTAAAGAGCAACAATACTTCATTTCTAATGCTTTCACTAAGTGTTTGTGCTCATGCAGCTGCTCGAATTAGGGAAGTGCACATGCAAGTGTTTGTACATATAATTTTGAAATCGCAGAAGGGAGGCTAGGGGATGGAGAACGAGGCTGCCAACACTGGCTCTCAAGATATCAAGTGTACCCTGACAGCATTATGCACGTGgaacaaaaaaagcaatctAAGCCATTGCAAAATCATAAGGGAGTCTAATGTATGGTGTCCTCACATacacagaggaaacagcttttttCCTAGAATTTTTGTGCTTAATCATGTCATAGACATGATCAGGCAGCAACAAGGATTGAAAATGCATGTGTCCAATATATTGTTtatcttttccttatttaaaaacacGTCTTCAAAACAAGAGCTATATCATGCTGACAATTTATAATGACTCATGCAGGACAAAATGTGatcaaaatctttcttttaaagacattCATTCCTAAGCTTTTATTTGCAATCCTAAATCAAGCATGATCCCATGTCGAAAAACTGCTTCTAAGGAGATTTAAATTACATCAATTTGAAGTATCATTATATGATGTAACTGAATGCTAACACTACTAAGGTACATAATagcaagcaaaagcaaagctatACTCACATActtgtttattttactgcttcagATTCAATTTTGTTCCTGTACTACGCAGAGCTATATGCATATGTAGATGACATTACTATATTGTTTGTGAGGTAAGCATCTTCAGCTTATTATTGCCTATTACTTACACTCTCacaacagtaaaataataaCAGAAGTAGGTCATATAGCTTATAGAGAACCTATCAGAACTCATTATAACTCTCTTGTCCTGCACATTTTGGTCTAAGATATCCTTCTGCCCCACCACAattgctttcttcttcaaagggCACAACCTGGACCAGTATGGATTTTCCGGTAGTTTTCTCTCCCTTCGAGGAAACTTTTTTGAGGTAATACAGAAATGAACAGTCAGGTGAATGCTGAATTAAGGTACAACATTCAGCAAACAACAAAGACAGGCTCTTTCAACACCCAACACTGTTCCCGTTCTTCCAGGGCATTCACATACAAACTGGGAAAGACAGCCAATAACCACTTAGCCATACGTGTATTCCcctattattttaattttggagGTTAGCAGTCCGAAAAGTGATTCTGCTGCTGATGTAAAACTCCTTTTAATGCCAGCAGAGCATCTACCAGCTCTGGAGATGATAAAAATTCTATGTCGTTTTGCCTGAAAACTATCATCAGTGTCACACCTGAACACGTGTAGCGTAGTATAGACTGGCTGGGCTCCTGTAGATCAGCTGCATGCAGTGGTTTCTAAACATTATTATTCACCTGTGCAGAAATGCAGTAAAGGCATCAGATTCATTTTTATCTACCTCACACTGGCTTCTGTTGGCATGAAGCAGTGGAGTGGAACCATATAAATGAAATGCCATTGTCTCTGATGTTGGAAAGTGTAAGGGATTTGGAAATTGTGCTGTTCTACTGCATATAGGACATGAACAAAACAGGCTGAGGATGCACCAAACCAGTGAATATTCATGCCACCTTTTACCAGCTGAGCCATAAGGAGAGGAgacagctgaaagcaaaagtCCTTAACGGAGCAGAGGAGATGTCCGTGGTGCAAAGATGAAAGAGTTTGCTCTGCCTGGAGCCAAGTGACATGACTATGTACAATTAATAAGACCATATCAGAATGTATGTTACTAAACAAAGTAGCAACCAGCATCGAAGAGGATTCCCAATGCAGACATAATAACCCCAAACCTAGTTTCACTGGAATCAGGGAAAAATCTACCAGCCTCAAGTGACTGCAGATCAATCCCCAAGTGATAAAGAAAGAAACCATACAAAAATATAAGTGATggaaacagcataaaaatatacataacaCACATAAAAACAGCATCACAGAGAGAAATGGTTAAAGCTGTTTCATACAAACGAGAAATTTCCATTAAGCCTCATGGACTAGGTGGCAAATTGAATAACGCTGAAGCTGCTCTGTAAACAACTCAGAATTATTGCTCGGAAACTGAAATGAATGTAGGTCAATTAAGGGGACTGAAAAAGTGATTGTTGAGCCTATTCTGGAGACATTTTACTGTTTCCTTAACGGCTTATTCCTGCAAAGCCAAGACTTCACAATTTCAGGGTTCTATCAGGAGGACAAGTAGAAGGTATGCTGTGATTTTAGACTTACTTTTCCAAATTAATGAAGAACTGATCTTTTCCATCTTGCTAAAATTGATTTTATTACTATCTCAACTATACAGACcactcttctctcctcctctgtctCCCAGCTGCACACAAATCATCATTTCTCTACTAACTCAGAGGGAAAGCTGTGTTGGAAATGCAAAAAGGGATGTCCTGGTGTTCTCCCTCTTTCTTATCATGTGCTTTCCCCAGGGAGACACGGGATGTGGTGGGGAAAGTCAAATAAAGTCAGGAGACCTTTTGAGTCAAAACCagcaactgaaattattttttttttctttccactcccaatatgcagaggaaaataaacccTGTGAACAGTGGGGGCAGACCCCAACCAAAACTCACGCATCTAACATCCAACGACCTCAGCTGCCCTTCTAGTTGGCCAGCAGAAGACCTCGCCATCCCCTTCCGATGAACCAAAGCGGGCTCTGCCTTGACCAGGTGGAAACCTGGGCTCAGGACTAACCTTCAACAGGCTCGCAGCTGCCTTCACCCACCGTCGCCCGCTCGAGGCGTCCCCACAGTCCCCACTGCCATTTTCTCCTGACCTTTAGCGACAGACCAAGCGCTGGAGGCCAGCCAGGGGCTGCCGCTGCCCGACAGCCCTCCCTGGGGCTATCTGATGCTCACGGGTCGGTTCACCGGCCGAAACCGACCGATTGCCGGAGGCACCCCCGCTCCTCGGCGGGGTGCGAGGGGCTGAGGGCTGAGCCTGACCTCGGCCCGCGCTCGCTGCCCATGCGGGCGGTGGGGCAGCCCGGGGCGGCCCGGCACCGCTCTGCAACGCTGCTGCGGCCCCCCGAGCACCGCCTCCCCGGGCCCGCGCCGCCCGACCCCGCCGCTGCCCTGACCCCTCCCGGCCCGGGCGCCCCAAGTTTCTCCGGAGCCGCCTGtgcccgccgcggggccggggagggcagggccgggcagggcggcgCGGAGTCCCCCCCCAGGGCCGGGGCCGCTGCCCCCACTCACCCGAGGTCAGCTGCATCCAGGCACAGATCTTGTAGACGGTGGCTGTgttgcagaagaagaaaaggatgaagCAGACGATGCAGGCGATGATGAGCATCATCGAGAGCCCGATGAAGAAGGAGGCAGCTTTGAAGGCTCCCGagggcaggctggagaagtcCGTGAAGCTGCCCCGGCAGGTGAGTTCCCGGCTGAAGCCGTTGCCGATGCAGTAGTGGAAGAGCCCGAAGTAGCCTGCCTGCGGGGTATCCACGCCGTCCCCGATCCAGTAGGGCTGGATGAAGCACACCACGTTGACGATGGCAAAGCAGATGGTGAAGATGGCCCAGAGCACGCCGATGGCCCGCGAGTTCCGCACGTAGTTGGTGTGGTAGATCTTGGCCGCCTCCTGAGCTGGGAGCATCCCCGCTGCTGCCGCTCCTGACGAGCCTGCTCCTGTCGCCGCCGTCCCTGCAGCCGCTCCGGGCATCCTCGCCGAGAAgatcccccctccccttcctcctcctcctcctcctcctcctccccccccttctcctcctcctccctgctcgcTCGCTCGACGCGAcgcgctccgccgccgccgctgcgtGCGAGAGCCAGCGAGCCCCTCCGCCGGGCTTCAGCGGCTCCGCgccagcagcagcggcggcggcggcggcagcaccAACACGGCCCGCCGCCGCCTATCGGGACTCAGCGCTGCCGGGCGCCGCGCAcccgcccgccccgcagcccgccctcccgccgccgcctgcgGCTCCTCGCCGCGCCGGGCGCCAACCGCCACAGCCGGGCTTGGGGGGTACAGGGCGGGGGCGCCGTCCGTGAGGAGAGGCGGGGGCCGTTGGCGCCGCTTCGCTGGGCTGGAGGGGCGAGCCCCGTgggcggcggggccgctgcAGCCGgggcctcccctcagcccctccGCCGGCGCAGGGCCGCCTCTCCCGGCCGGGGTAGCGGCTGCCTGCTTGGGCTGCTCCCGGCGCCGCTTATGCAGCATGTCCTGGGAGACATGTTCAGGCAACggattttaaagtttaaaaccTGTGTGATCCGTTCCCTCACAAACATCAGCCCGTCCTCCGCCGGGGGCTGTAACTGCTAAATGCCCTGCGGCGGGGTGAGCAGGGCCTCCCGCCCTGGCACAGGGGGAGCCCGCCTGACGCAAACCTCTCGGTGCCTTGGGGCACGCGGGAACGAGGGGCCGCTCCTCACCTCAGGATGTGGGATGGCGGCCGTGGAGGCGACCACTGCCGCGAACGGCGAGCGGCCGTGGGGCCACGGCGGCAGCAGCTCTTGGCATGGGTGGGTGAGGTGGAACCGGTggagaggagcagccctgctccagtCAAGTGACTTTGGCCTGGCACTCAGTGCGTTGAGAATGTTGGCATGCAGCAGTGATTAGCATATATTAATGAGCAATTAGCATCTGGTAATAATCATTCCTATGCCAGTGACACTTGGATTTGCAGTCCCCGACCTATGCATTGAGCCTGAGTTAATAACAGTAATTGATGGCACATATATACAGCGCTCTGAGGGTTGTCCCCTCCCGGGACGCGCTCGCAGCCAAAGCGAAGGGAGGTTCATGAGAGCGAGCGGCCGTGCCATGGCAGGCTGCCGCTCGGTGCCGGCAGAGGGCCGTACGCCATTAAATATTAGTGCTCATCAGCGCCCGGGGCGAAGGAGGCTCGCGTGGAAATTACTCCTGgcattcattaaaaatttcTCATTCGCTTCAGACAAAGCTTGATTTCTGCCCTGTGACTGCCAAATAACAGGCACAGCCCAACAGAGGGAGCACGTCGGCCCTTCCCAAGTTTCCCGTGGAGGGGCTAGGAAGGGGCAGCACCCCCTAACAGGTTTTCAGGCCCCCATGCTCACCTCGGGGGCAGAGTCAGAGCTTTGAAAGCTGTTGCTGAAGGGCGGAAGCACAAGGGGAGCTGCCTCGAGGCGGTCACGCTGTTACTGCCCCGCATGCAGGAGCGCTCCCCTCTTGGAGGGCAATGGGGTGGCCACATGGCATGGGCTTGCTCAGACACAGGCAGTGTGGACCCCAAATACTCGCACTTGCCTCACTTTCTTATGGACATGGGTCTAAGTGTGCAAACTACAGCTAAAATTCCTGGACATTCAGTTCCCACTGTGGCTGCTTCGTTCAATGCTGATGGAAGTGCCTACTTGTGCTCCACTGCCTCATCTTGCTCCTACTGCAGTTGCTGCACGTGACCAGAGTGCTCATATGCCACCTTCAGAGAGTAACTGAACTTGTTCCAGCCTTGAGTGGCAGGAGGAGTGATGGTCTTTCCCTTcagctctttctgctttttggttttcccTTCAGTCCTGTTTCCTCCAGGCTGAGGCTTGCTTGGCCCCAGGGCTTGGTGCAGGACACCCGTCTGCTGTGCTCTAAGGGGCCATCGACTACGGAGGTGAAGACAATACGAGTCAGACCTCAAGGCAGGAGGAGACCTGAAGTGGCCAAGACAAACATTTTAGGGATGGAGGTTGGAGTAAGGGTTGGACAAAAAATTCTGAGAGGTCAAAAAGAAAGTGGGGAAGGGCTCTGGGCCAAATGAGAAGTTTAGGAATAGTGGACCTGTGAATGTGCACACAAGGGAGATGAAACCTGGAATCAGTATGGCAGAAGGAAGAGATTTGGACttgcaaaggagccaggagaggagaaaggaggtgCTCTGCAGAAGAGATGGACCAAGGGAAATGGGGAGGCAGAAATACCGAGTTTGGAGGAGAAGCTGGGGGGAAGAGAGTCAGTCTGGGGTAGGGTAATGTGGGACCCAGTCTGGGCAAGTAAGGGAAAGgccagagcagaggaagaaactAGGATTCTGCTGACAAGCTGAGTAAAAGAGTGTGGGAAAGGAGACATGATTGCCTGTGTCCAGGCAGTGGCTGGTTTGGTTGTCCTAGGATGTCCTCTCTGGCCTCCGGCACCAAAAGGGCACAGATTTCACATGGACTCTAAGTGATACCCACTTGTCCTTCAGTTTAATGCATCAAAAATGGGAAAGTGGTAATAGATGTCTATTTTTCTGGGGCACCTGAATCACTCTGGTTGTGTCCCTCTCTAGAGCTTTGAATCCTTGTGTCTCACTCTTTGGTATCACAGATTTCTTCAGAATACCCAAAGACAGGCTCAGGAGGCTTTTGTATGGTTCTTACCACAATTATGTGTGTGCTTCATAGTCTTAGAAAAGATCATGTCTTTATGAGATAGAAGGTTGGTATATTCTGGACAGAACAGTTAAAAGGCAGCTGGGGCCTCATTTCTTAAAGCAGAGCTCCCATGGATTTTGGTTGCAGCAGTTTTGCAAACGAGGCCTCAGAAGGAGCCATACTGAGTTGCTGCTCATCTATAAAAGGTTTTAAGCATCTTGCCTGGCATCACAGAAGAATTCTGTGGCAGAAGCAGGGATAGTCTCCAGCTCTTCGGGATAGCTTTCATCATCTTAATCCTCAGAAGATTATTCTCTTTCTCCAAAAACCTGTTGTACCTCCACTATTTTTCGCCCTGGGAATTAACTGGATCCCAGCCCTGTGACTGCCATTTAGTCTCATCTAAAAAGTCGCAGATTTTCAGCAAAAGCTTCTTCAGCAGGTGAAACAGGATTCTCATCATCCTGATCTTTCTGGACAGCAGATGCTACCTCACACACCCGATAAGGCAGGATCCTGTTTACCAATTAGCGTGTGAGCACGCAACACAGAACAAAGGGGATGTAAATCAAGTGTCACAGACAGCTCTTTTTTTGGCACATCCTGTTCAGTACTGCATTTTACAACCATaatattgtttttcaaaaacatttttgtgggCATGTGTGGTTATAAAATAGGCAAGCTTAAAGAGAATTTATATAGTCTTTAAACCTATACTTTGTGCCCCAAATTGGCCTGTACCATACTATTGATGATTTTATCTAATCATCAATATATAGATcattacacaaaacaaaataaaattgttatttGGTTAATGCTTCTAATTGCTTACAGGTCTCCTCTTTGGAACTAGTCAGTTATTTGCAGGGGCGGAGCTGCAGTGGAGAACTGCTTAAACATTTTGTTTGGAGCGCTATGGGGAAGGGCTGTATGTTGTGCTGGGGAAACCCTTAGATACAGTGGGTAAGAACAACAGATGAATGCAGTTGCTGCATCGTGGGTGATGCCTGGCAAGAAATGCACATCTGGGCTTTCACTGATACTCATGTGGTGTGAAACTAAGACGATGGTGGGGAGGAGTAAATGCATGGTTGGAGAAGAGTTAGAAAGAGAGGGtaattacacagaaaataaataagcctGCGAGGAGGGGGTGGGGTAGTGGAAAGTTACATGTTAATGGATAAATAGTAATAAAGGTGTCTGACAATGACTGGTCAGTTTTGGTGAGGTGGATCCTGCTAGGGTgacagctgagggaactgggcaAAGCTGTGGAGCGCATGAGAGTGTGCCCACACAGACACACGCAAACTTCCATGGGAGGAAGATGCCCCTGTTCAGGCACATGACTGCCTTTCACCTACCCCTCTGAGCAGTttcccctggccagctctcTTAAAATGCAGCTCTGCCTTAGAGGCCTGTTTTTTCCCCGCTTCACAGAGCGAACTAGCTGCCAGGTGGCTTTTCATACCTGTAGCTGCATGTAAAAGTATATGAACTGCTCCACTTCTCTGGGACTTTCCTCCCAGGTTTCTGTGGTATCACTGGCTCTCATGTTCACCCAATGCCTATCAACCACGGGTAATTTCACTCTAATCCCACTTAAATAGCTACATATAACTATTAAAACCTTTTAACACAACCGATACAGATATGTCCAAAGAACAAACTTGTCTAATTTGGACTGGCCTAGAtcctgaggctggaaggggaaGAAGACAAGTCATGGTAGTGTTGAGGCTGCTCCAGCTTGTGTCCAAGGATATGTGGGGCACCcaaaacagaagctgaaaaagcagaaagtctccactctgctccctgctttcctgtgctCAGCGTGAGCTGAAGCTGGGACAATGCCAAAAGCCCAGCAGGATTTTTTGTGCCATTTCACTGATGACCGAGATAACCTAAGCATGTTTTGGGCTTGATTACAGCTTAACTGGGCGCCAGCACTGGTAGGTAGCATCTTAAAACATGCGTCAGCCCGGATCAATTTTTCCCTTGTCTGGAGACAGCTGCAAACAGTCACTGGTGTGTTTACCCGCAGCAGCAGAGTGATTCCCTTTAAGCCTGAGACCAGGGCGGTGGAGGGAGTGCTGGGAGCCCAGGCAGCCCCGGTGTGCAGCCCTGTCGGCATGGCAACCCACAGCCTCGCCACTGATGAGCTCTTGCTGTCTATCAAAAAGCATTAACTTTTACATTATGTCTTTTTTATTATAGTTTCTGCACATTTTGGCTTCATTTCCCCCAGGGCTCCAGCTGCACTGGTGAAATGTTCCTTCTCGGGGTAGTGGGAAATGgcatttctttctatttctgtaGTGTTTACAACTCGGGGAGAGGCACAGCAAAGGGCTGGCTAGAATTACTGTTATCAGTGTCAGTGAAACTGCTCTTGCTGTCACTGTTTCAGTCAGAAATGGTCCAATTTAGGCCTATCTTAAAAATTAGAAAGTGAGTAACTTAGAAGATTTGCCCCACTTCTCTTGAACTTAGTCCTGCTCTTGTTGGTGATAGCAGAGGGGGAGTCCTATAGGGCAGCCATAAAGCAGGCAGAGCCAGGAAGGACAGTGTGGCCATGCTGGAGCCACCCCCCAAGCAGGCTGCAGGACTCGGTATCGCAAAACACTGGGGAATGGGGTGCAATCATCAGGATAAAGTCACAAATTCCAAAGTCCACCCTGAACCAAGGTAGTTGGCTGCAAACAACAGAAGTCCACTTCAGCAGACAGAAAGGGGGCTGGTGGGAGAGTGATGGTCAGGCAACGGAGGCTGCAGTGAGGGGGAAAGGATGTGAGGAGGGTGAGAAGTACCTGGCTTGCATGTGGAAGCAAAgattgaaaggaagaaaagatctCACCagccttaaaaagaaagaaatgcatggGAGAGTGATTAAATATCAGGGTTCCCAGTGACAGCAGAAGATTGGACTTTATAACCCAGGATAGGTTCACCAGTGAAAAAGTGGGATGAACAGTGGCCATTGAAGAGGAAAgcaggggaacctgatgaatTAAGTACAGGGAAAGTGGGAACATAGTTATTGAGATCCGTGGCGAAGAAGAAGAGATCTTAGTGCACTCTGACATACAACTCGGTTAAGACCTCCTTCAGCTtccttccctcagcctctctaACTTGGAGGAGTTGCAGAACGACTCTGAAACACACTggctaaaataaaacactttatgGGCCCCTTGGGAGCTTAGGATCTAAACTTTCCAGTCCCTGCCCACCAAGAAATGATTCCTCTTGGGGCCTGCTAAGCTATCTTACAATGCCAACGGCATTCTTCATGGCCCAGTGCAGCATCTAGGGCTTCTCTGAACAAGTCATCTTGCTCCCAACAGCAACCACACAGTGCAGCACTCTGCCTCACTAGCATAGCCTCCTTGTCAGTGCTGCTAATTAACCCAGACAGAGCTTTCAGATGGCTTGCTGTGTTGTGCTGTTCAGAGACATCATCAGAGACTCTTCCTGAAATGATGGAAATTTTGCCTCTCTTGCTGTGGCAGCTGATTGCCAGAGGGTCTGTAGATTCAATACAAAATGCACTGTGAAATAGCATGCTGCGGGCTATATACTGTACATCTTCAAAGATAGGTGTACAGTTAAGGCTGGTGTCTAGACATGTTTTTCATATAATAAAAGTTTACTTAAGATGTGTCTCCTAGACTGCAATTCACATGGAGAAGGACTTGTATTTCTCTAGACCAGCCTAGTTTAAGACAAGTAAATAAACTCTTCTGCCAACAAGATGCATTTTACGTTTTCTTTCCAGAGCACCAAGCATTGTGTAGGTGGCTGCAACTTCACTACCATGAACATTCAGTCATTTGAATAAGGGCTATATGATGCTAAACATAACATTGATGAGGCTTTCAAAAATTGCACCTGCCAGTGCTGAAGCCCCTTCTTTGCCCTAACAAGGTAATATTACTGCCATCACGATGTGTCTTACGATGTTTTTGTAATGGAgaataactaaaaatattttacctcaCACTGGATAAAAAATGATGCATTAAATAGATTAACATTCTAATCCAATTAAATATGttacatttatttccaaatttttcttcctgagagGTTAAACTATAGACCAGTGAGGATGTAGCAGGAGACAGACCTCCCGATCTCCAGTAAGTCAGAAGCTGGCCAGTTGCTTTACCCTAGTGACAAGCCAATTAGGATGCTGCGTAGTGTTTGTGCTTGTGTCTAATTTTAGAACTACACAACAGGGAGGCAAAAGTAGGTGATATTAACTCCTCTGTCACTGATCTGCTAGAATCACTGTACTCCTACAACCTaatatattttctggaaaagcaggaaaattacCACTCTTCTAGTGTAGGTATTAGGGACTATGCAGACCTTTCTAACATGCAGGGCCTGATCAGTACTTAGATAGAGGAATCTGCAAGGGAAGCTtgggagctgcagagagtgatTTTGATGCTGCACAAGATGATATTCTAGCGTAAAGTGAGCATTCACACTGGCATTACACAACATGACACAACTAAGTCTGCTGTGCTTCCAGGAGGATTTATggtaaaatgtttaaaagtacCTAAATGACCTGCCAGTAAATCAGCATCTTGACCTggagcaggctggggaaggagattAAATGGAGAAAATGTGGAACGTCTCTCTTTCAGAGTATCTCTGTGGCATAATGCAGCATCATTCAGGGATATCACAGCTACTGCAACCAGTGTGGCCACATCAGCAAGATGCTAATGTGATTAATTAGCCCTGATGCCAAGCAGGTTATACTAACCTGGGCACAGCATCACGCTTATGTACTTAACTGCTTAAGTCTCCAGAGTCCTTGCAGCTCACTTAGGTTAATATAGTCTAG
The Phalacrocorax aristotelis chromosome 1, bGulAri2.1, whole genome shotgun sequence DNA segment above includes these coding regions:
- the LHFPL3 gene encoding LHFPL tetraspan subfamily member 3 protein isoform X2, with amino-acid sequence MPGAAAGTAATGAGSSGAAAAGMLPAQEAAKIYHTNYVRNSRAIGVLWAIFTICFAIVNVVCFIQPYWIGDGVDTPQAGYFGLFHYCIGNGFSRELTCRGSFTDFSSLPSGAFKAASFFIGLSMMLIIACIVCFILFFFCNTATVYKICAWMQLTSAACLVLGCMIFPDGWDSDEVKRMCGEKTDKYTLGACSVRWAYILAIIGILDALILSFLAFVLGNRQDSLLAEELKLENKDDGNA
- the LHFPL3 gene encoding LHFPL tetraspan subfamily member 3 protein isoform X1, yielding MPGAAAGTAATGAGSSGAAAAGMLPAQEAAKIYHTNYVRNSRAIGVLWAIFTICFAIVNVVCFIQPYWIGDGVDTPQAGYFGLFHYCIGNGFSRELTCRGSFTDFSSLPSGAFKAASFFIGLSMMLIIACIVCFILFFFCNTATVYKICAWMQLTSAACLVLGCMIFPDGWDSDEVKRMCGEKTDKYTLGACSVRWAYILAIIGILDALILSFLAFVLGNRQDSLLAEELKLENKVLLSQSSLE